One region of Oncorhynchus mykiss isolate Arlee chromosome 8, USDA_OmykA_1.1, whole genome shotgun sequence genomic DNA includes:
- the bpnt2 gene encoding inositol monophosphatase 3, with protein MAPMGIRLSPLGVAVFCLLGLGVIYHLYAGVISSRIAAFTSKRTVNLRDLLALSVEAAVQGGREVKRVREEDKLEEKTKGKTKEGASEKLTQGDLNSHRKMYYLIKNTYPYVQVNSEEHDETNNELGVWNRDIPADILKSVEVGRDVPADSITIWIDPLDATQEYTENLLKYVTTMVCVAVDGKPVIGVIHKPFTGYTAWALVGHGSNMKPRTTYNMNPPKVIVSRSHAGKVKGFIEEAFGNTTVILPAGGAGYKVLALLDPLDEDIEKADVYIHVTFIKKWDICAGNALLAALGGHMTTLKGEEIDYSGAAGNREGLLASVKVDHQDLVAKLPAWDSSDKH; from the exons ATGGCTCCTATGGGAATCCGTCTTTCGCCACTTGGAGTGGCCGTGTTTTGCTTATTGGGACTCGGCGTGATCTACCACCTATATGCCGGAGTTATATCCAGCCGCATAGCTGCTTTCACGTCGAAGAGAACAGTGAATCTCCGCGACCTGCTCGCactgtcagtggaggctgcagtCCAGGGCGGTCGGGAGGTGAAGAGGGTGAGAGAAGAGGACAAGTTAGAAGAGAAGACCAAGGGGAAAACGAAGGAAGGGGCGAGTGAAAAGCTCACTCAGGGGGACTTAAACTCTCACAGAAAGATGTATTATCTTATCAAGAACACTTATCCATATGTACAG GTGAACTCTGAAGAGCATGATGAGACCAACAATGAGCTGGGGGTGTGGAACAGAGACATCCCTGCTGACATCCTAAAAAGCGTGGAGGTGGGCAGGGATGTGCCTGCTGACAGTATCACCATCTGGATAGACCCACTGGACGCCACTCAGGAGTATACAG AGAACCTGCTCAAGTATGTCACGACCATGGTGTGTGTGGCCGTGGATGGGAAACCTGTCATAGGCGTGATCCACAAACCTTTCACAGGATACACAG CTTGGGCCTTGGTTGGTCATGGGTCTAACATGAAGCCTCGCACCACCTACAACATGAACCCCCCCAAGGTCATCGTGTCCCGGTCGCATGCCGGGAAGGTGAAGGGTTTCATCGAGGAGGCCTTCGGCAACACTACAGTTATTCTCCCAGCAGGGGGCGCAG GCTATAAGGTGTTGGCTCTGCTGGACCCCCTTGATGAGGACATTGAGAAGGCTGACGTGTACATCCACGTCACCTTCATCAAGAAGTGGGACATCTGCGCCGGCAACGCCCTGCTTGCGGCCCTGGGAGGTCACATGACTACGCTGAAGGGCGAGGAGATAGACTACTCGGGGGCCGCGGGCAACAGGGAGGGTCTGCTGGCCAGCGTCAAGGTGGACCACCAGGACCTGGTGGCCAAACTGCCGGCATGGGACTCCTCTGACAAAcactga